From the genome of Actinomycetes bacterium, one region includes:
- a CDS encoding MFS transporter, which produces MTPTFASLHVRNFRLFVAGQVVSNTGTWMQRIAQDWLVLQLTGGSGTALGVTTALQFLPLLLLSLWGGLLADRFPKRWLLVLTQALMGLQALLLGLLVVAGVAQVWHVYALALLLGVAAALDTPARQSFVVEMVGPRDLPNAVALNSATFNLGRVFGPAVAGLLIGLIGTGPVFLVNAASYLAVIAGLLLMRPRDLVPSPVTRRGEGTIRIGLRYVRERRDLVVGLVVVGIVGTVGFNFQVTNALMATKVFGVGAKEFGLLSTAFAVGSLSGALLVARRGGRSHARPRLRDVIVLALAFGVLEAATGLAPTYPAYFVMLIPTGLLAIAFATTANAFIQLGADPQLRGRVMALYTLVFMGGTPLGAPVIGWVAERFGPRVSLVGAGLLVMALTGLTVVLLRPRAAPDLITAGGREAPESGLIAPRTATAG; this is translated from the coding sequence GTGACGCCCACCTTCGCCTCGCTGCACGTGCGCAACTTCCGGCTGTTCGTGGCCGGGCAGGTGGTGTCGAACACCGGCACCTGGATGCAGCGGATCGCCCAGGACTGGCTGGTGCTGCAGCTCACCGGCGGCTCCGGCACGGCGCTCGGCGTGACCACCGCCCTGCAGTTCCTGCCGCTGCTGCTGCTCAGTCTGTGGGGCGGCCTGCTCGCCGACCGGTTCCCCAAGCGCTGGCTGCTGGTGCTCACCCAGGCCCTCATGGGGCTGCAGGCGCTGCTGCTGGGGCTGCTCGTGGTCGCGGGCGTCGCCCAGGTGTGGCACGTGTACGCGCTCGCGCTGCTGCTGGGGGTCGCCGCGGCGCTGGACACGCCCGCCCGGCAGTCGTTCGTCGTCGAGATGGTCGGGCCGCGTGACCTGCCGAACGCGGTGGCGCTGAACAGCGCCACCTTCAACCTGGGCCGGGTGTTCGGGCCGGCCGTGGCCGGCCTCCTGATCGGCCTGATCGGGACCGGTCCGGTGTTCCTGGTGAACGCGGCGTCCTACCTGGCAGTCATCGCCGGGCTGCTGCTCATGCGCCCCCGCGACCTGGTGCCCTCGCCGGTGACCCGCCGCGGGGAGGGGACCATCCGGATCGGGCTGCGGTACGTCCGGGAGCGCCGCGACCTGGTCGTCGGCCTGGTCGTGGTCGGGATCGTCGGCACCGTCGGGTTCAACTTCCAGGTCACCAACGCGCTCATGGCCACCAAGGTCTTCGGGGTCGGCGCCAAGGAGTTCGGGCTGCTGTCCACCGCGTTCGCGGTCGGCTCGCTGTCCGGCGCGCTGCTGGTGGCCCGCCGCGGCGGGCGGAGCCACGCGCGGCCGCGGCTGCGCGACGTGATCGTGCTGGCGCTGGCCTTCGGCGTGCTGGAGGCCGCGACCGGGCTGGCGCCCACCTACCCGGCCTACTTCGTCATGCTCATCCCCACCGGCCTGCTGGCGATCGCCTTCGCGACCACCGCGAACGCGTTCATCCAGCTCGGCGCCGACCCGCAGCTGCGCGGTCGGGTGATGGCGCTGTACACGCTGGTGTTCATGGGCGGCACCCCGCTGGGGGCGCCGGTGATCGGCTGGGTGGCCGAGCGGTTCGGCCCGCGGGTCTCGCTGGTGGGTGCCGGCCTGCTCGTGATGGCCCTGACCGGGCTGACCGTCGTCCTGCTGCGGCCACGCGCTGCCCCCGACCTGATCACCGCTGGCGGTCGGGAGGCGCCCGAATCCGGCCTGATCGCCCCGCGGACGGCGACCGCTGGGTGA
- a CDS encoding MarR family transcriptional regulator, whose product MTRTTGADTELASVLRLSVMRLTRRLRHERADTSLTLTQLSALSAIDRHGAMTPGELAAHERVQPPSMTRVLAVLEERALVTRIPHPTDGRQSIVSATDAARALLLEDRRRREAWLVGRLAELSEADRAALREVAPILDRLAQS is encoded by the coding sequence ATGACGAGGACGACGGGCGCGGACACCGAGCTGGCCAGCGTCCTGCGGCTGTCCGTCATGCGGCTGACCCGCCGGCTGCGGCACGAGCGCGCCGACACCTCGCTGACCCTGACCCAGCTGTCCGCGCTGTCCGCGATCGACCGGCACGGCGCGATGACCCCCGGCGAGCTGGCCGCCCACGAGCGGGTGCAGCCGCCGTCCATGACCCGGGTGCTCGCGGTGCTCGAGGAGCGTGCACTCGTCACCCGCATCCCGCACCCCACCGACGGACGGCAGTCGATCGTCTCGGCCACCGACGCGGCGCGCGCGCTGCTGCTGGAGGACCGCCGCCGCCGGGAGGCCTGGCTGGTCGGCCGGCTGGCCGAGCTGAGCGAGGCCGACCGGGCCGCCCTGCGCGAGGTGGCCCCGATCCTCGACCGGCTGGCGCAGTCGTGA